AGCTCCAGCCCTTCTAATAACCCCCTCTTAAGGGTCCCTTTTGGTCCAGAAACTGTAATTTCACCATCTTTTAAACCTAACTTTATGCCTTCAGGCAGCATAACAGGTTTTCTGCCTATCCTTGACATGCCACACCTCACCAAACAATAAGGAGGGACTCCCCTCCAATTTTATTATTTCTTGCATTCCTATCTGTCATAAGACCCTTTGAAGTAGAAAGTATTATCAAACCGAGATGACTTTTTAACTTCTTTATGTCTTCCACCTTCACATAAACCCTTCTGCCTGGTTTACTCATCCGCTTAAGACCAGTTATTACACTTTTATTATTCTCATCATAATTAATATAAACCTTTAAAAACTTCTTCCTTTTCTCATCAACAAAGGTTTTATAATTTTTTGTATAACCTTCTTCCTTGAGTATCTTTGATACGGCAAACTTCATGTTAGAATAAGGTATGTCCACCGACTCGTGACGGGCCATTATCGCATTTCTTATTCTTGTCAGCATATCAGCAATAGGATCAATCATCCCCATAGATACCCCCTTACCAGCTTGATTTTATAACTCCAGGTATCTCTCCCCTTAGAGCATGCAACCTGAAACATATTCTGCACATCTGAAATTTTCCCAAAAAGCCCCTTGGCCTTCCACAAATAGTACATCTATTCCTTATACGTACCTTAAATTTAGGGCCTCTCTTCAATTTTTCCATCATAGATTTTCTCGCCATTCAATCCTCCATCAGCTCCTGAAGGGCATACCCATTAGCTTCAATAGTTCGCAGCCCTCTTCATCCGTTTTTGCTGTTGTCCCAATTGTGATATTCATACCTCTTGCTTTATCAATCTTGTCATAATCTATTTCAGGAAAGATAACCTGTTCTCGGAGTCCCAAAGTGTAGTTTCCTCTTCCGTCAAAAGACTTTGCAGAAACACCCTTAAAATCTCTCACCCTCGGAAGTACAATATGAACAAGCTTATGAAAAAATTCATACATTCTGTCCCTCCGGAGTGTAACCATACAACCTATAGACATGCCCTCTCTTAATTTAAAAGAAGCTATAGATTTTTTAGCCTTTGTAATTACCGGCTTTTGACCGGTTATTAAAGCAAGGTCATTTGAAGCACTATCAAGGGTTTTTATATTCTGTATCGCTTCTCCAACACCAATATTTACAACAATTTTGTCAAGCTTCGGGACCTGCATAATATTCCTATATTTGAACCTTCTCATTAAAGCCGACTTTATTTCTTTTTCATAGTAATCCATATAAGAAGTCTTCAACAGTTGCCTCCTACTTATCAATAACCTCTTCACATTTCTTGCAGAATCTTACCTTTTTCCCATCTTCAAGTAATTTTTTACCCACCCTTACCGGTTTTGAACACTTCTCACAATAAATCATTACATTTGAAAAATGTATCGGGTTCTCTCTTTCCATTATTCCACCCTTTGACTTCTGACTCGGTTTTACATGCTTCTTCACCATGTTTACCTTCTCTACTACGAGCCTATCCTTCTTCTTAATGACCCTTAAAACCTTACCTGTCTTTCCTTTATCCTTACCCACAGTAACCATGACAAGGTCATTCTTCTTTATATGATAATGTTTCTCCATTTTTACCTCATCTTAAGCCTTCAGCTATCAGCTTTTTAAAAACAGTTTTTGCTGACTGCTGATTGCTAAGAGCTAATCGCTCTATTTACCCCTCACACAACCTCAGGTGCTAACGATACAATCTTCATAAACTTTTTTGCCCTTAGTTCCCTTGCCACCGGTCCAAATATTCTTGTCCCTATTGGTTCATTGTACTGATTTATAATTACCGCAGAATTATCATCAAATTTTACATAAGAACCATCTACCCTTCTAATCTCCTTTTTTGTCCTCACTATGACTGCTTTCACAACTTCCCCCTTCTTCACCTTCGCATTAGGGATAACCTCCTTTACAGAAGCCACTATGATATCCCCAACCGTTCCATACCTCTTCTTTGAGCCCCCAAGGACCCTTATACAACCGAGCTTTTTCGCCCCTGAATTATCCGCTACTTCAAGCTTAGATTTCGGCTGTATCATCTCCCCCTACCCCTTCCTCAAACAATATGACAGGTTCTTCTTTTTTTATAATTTCCTTTACCAACCATCTCTTCTCTTTACTCAGGGGTCTTGTTCCCACTATTAAAACTCTATCTCCTGTTTTACATGCATTTTCTTCGTCGTGTACTTTATATCTTTTTTTAGTCTTAAGGTACTTATAATATTTTGGATGTTTCAAAAATTTCTCAACTTCTACAACCACAGTTTTGTCCATCTTATCCCCAACAACAACGCCTACCATCTTTTTCCTGTTGACATCACCTTTCAGTTCCATGCCTACCTCGAATTATAATCAGCTTTTAGTCCCGCAGGGCGGGATCAGCTTTCAGCCCAAATCTTTTTTACTTTTCCTTGCTCACTGCTTATGGCTGATTGCTATAAGCTGTTTTAAGCATTCAGTTCCCTTTCCCTCAAAATGGTTTCTATTCTTGCGCTATCCCTTCGTATGAGTTTAATCCTTGCTGTATTCTCTAACCGCCCGGTCGAATGCTGAAACCTCAGATTAAAGGCCTCTTCCTTCAGATCCTTCTTCTTTTTCAAAAGCTCTTCATTTGTTAACTCTTTAAACTCTCTGGCCTTCATTAATCCTCACTTCTTACTACAAACCTTGTTTCAATGGGAAGTTTAAAAGATGCGATACGGAGTGCTTCCCTTGCTTTATCTTCAGGAACACCTTTAATCTCATAAAGTACCTTTCCCGGATTCACCACTGCTATCCAGCCTTCAGATGGACCTTTGCCCTTACCCATTCTTGTCTCTGCAGGTTTCTTTGTTATCGGTTTATCTGGGAATATCCTTATCCACACCTTTCCTGTTCTCTTCACATACCTCGTGAGGGCTATCCTTGCTGCCTCTATCTGCCTCGCAGTAACCCATCCACATTCAAGTGCCTGCAATCCATAATCTCCAAAACTCACAACATTACCCCTATTTGAAACACCCCTCATCCTGCCCTTTTGCTGTTTTCTATATTTAACCCTTTTTGGTGCGAGCATTATTTTGCCTC
Above is a window of Pseudomonadota bacterium DNA encoding:
- the rpsH gene encoding 30S ribosomal protein S8, which gives rise to MGMIDPIADMLTRIRNAIMARHESVDIPYSNMKFAVSKILKEEGYTKNYKTFVDEKRKKFLKVYINYDENNKSVITGLKRMSKPGRRVYVKVEDIKKLKSHLGLIILSTSKGLMTDRNARNNKIGGESLLIVW
- a CDS encoding type Z 30S ribosomal protein S14; amino-acid sequence: MARKSMMEKLKRGPKFKVRIRNRCTICGRPRGFLGKFQMCRICFRLHALRGEIPGVIKSSW
- the rplN gene encoding 50S ribosomal protein L14 translates to MIQPKSKLEVADNSGAKKLGCIRVLGGSKKRYGTVGDIIVASVKEVIPNAKVKKGEVVKAVIVRTKKEIRRVDGSYVKFDDNSAVIINQYNEPIGTRIFGPVARELRAKKFMKIVSLAPEVV
- the rplE gene encoding 50S ribosomal protein L5, whose amino-acid sequence is MDYYEKEIKSALMRRFKYRNIMQVPKLDKIVVNIGVGEAIQNIKTLDSASNDLALITGQKPVITKAKKSIASFKLREGMSIGCMVTLRRDRMYEFFHKLVHIVLPRVRDFKGVSAKSFDGRGNYTLGLREQVIFPEIDYDKIDKARGMNITIGTTAKTDEEGCELLKLMGMPFRS
- the rplP gene encoding 50S ribosomal protein L16, translating into MLAPKRVKYRKQQKGRMRGVSNRGNVVSFGDYGLQALECGWVTARQIEAARIALTRYVKRTGKVWIRIFPDKPITKKPAETRMGKGKGPSEGWIAVVNPGKVLYEIKGVPEDKAREALRIASFKLPIETRFVVRSED
- the rplX gene encoding 50S ribosomal protein L24, with protein sequence MEKHYHIKKNDLVMVTVGKDKGKTGKVLRVIKKKDRLVVEKVNMVKKHVKPSQKSKGGIMERENPIHFSNVMIYCEKCSKPVRVGKKLLEDGKKVRFCKKCEEVIDK
- the rpsQ gene encoding 30S ribosomal protein S17; the protein is MELKGDVNRKKMVGVVVGDKMDKTVVVEVEKFLKHPKYYKYLKTKKRYKVHDEENACKTGDRVLIVGTRPLSKEKRWLVKEIIKKEEPVILFEEGVGGDDTAEI
- the rpmC gene encoding 50S ribosomal protein L29, producing MKAREFKELTNEELLKKKKDLKEEAFNLRFQHSTGRLENTARIKLIRRDSARIETILRERELNA